A single region of the Nicotiana sylvestris chromosome 6, ASM39365v2, whole genome shotgun sequence genome encodes:
- the LOC104235541 gene encoding antimicrobial ginkbilobin-2-like protein produces MTSSKIISSLFFLLYIAILAQTVISTDPLFHFCSKSGNFTANSYYAKNLKNVLGDLYLKTPPTGFSTSSVGQTPDQIYGLSLCRGDVSSTNCKSCVVDASEELGKLCPYDKEAIIWYDNCLLKYSYNDFLGKIDNTYKFYMWNVRVVSKPESFNAKTKELLGSLVEKAYKKQNLYANGEMELIGDQYEKLYGLVQCTRDLSSEDCKQCLEGIITEISSCCDGKEGGRVVGGSCNFRYEIYPFVNTQ; encoded by the coding sequence ATGACTTCCTCAAAAATAATCtcttctctatttttccttttatatATTGCAATTCTTGCACAAACAGTGATTTCCACTGATCCACTCTTCCATTTCTGTTCAAAATCTGGAAACTTCACAGCCAATAGTTACTATGcaaaaaacttgaaaaatgtcTTAGGTGATCTTTACTTAAAAACACCCCCAACAGGGTTCTCAACTAGCTCAGTCGGTCAAACTCCCGATCAAATTTATGGACTTTCTCTATGTCGCGGCGATGTTTCAAGCACAAATTGCAAGTCCTGTGTAGTAGATGCAAGTGAAGAACTTGGTAAACTTTGTCCTTACGATAAAGAAGCCATAATATGGTACGATAATTGCCTTCTAAAATACTCCTACAATGATTTTCTAGGAAAAATTGATAATACGTACAAGTTTTACATGTGGAATGTTCGTGTTGTTAGTAAGCCAGAATCTTTTAATGCAAAGACTAAAGAATTATTGGGAAGTTTGGTTGAAAAAGCTTATAAAAAGCAGAATTTATATGCAAATGGAGAGATGGAGTTAATTGGAGATCAGTATGAGAAATTGTATGGATTGGTTCAATGCACAAGAGATCTTTCTAGTGAAGACTGTAAACAATGTCTTGAGGGTATTATTACTGAAATTTCAAGTTGTTGTGACGGAAAAGAAGGTGGAAGAGTTGTTGGAGGGAGCTGTAATTTTAGATATGAAATTTACCCTTTTGTTAATACTCAGTAG